From Medicago truncatula cultivar Jemalong A17 chromosome 7, MtrunA17r5.0-ANR, whole genome shotgun sequence, a single genomic window includes:
- the LOC11427224 gene encoding uncharacterized protein isoform X1, with translation MSASSDDEEISNRNGYERGGSDGDDEQDEEDATGKKKKHRTKFDFGKRLVLNQFSKAKNQIRRVRSKKHLLSSSSSSTTITTASFYRNVNVSSRGKVVIIQDGICLYCWVFVLSCLILKFSGIMSEKRTLAVNLWDVQ, from the exons ATGTCTGCTTCTTCTGACGATGAAGAGATCTCCAATCGAAACGGTTACGAAAGAGGAGGTAGTGACGGTGATGACGAACAAGACGAAGAAGATGCAACtggaaagaagaagaagcaccgtacaaaatttgattttggaaaACGGTTGGTACTTAATCAATTTTCAAAAGCCAAGAATCAAATTCGTAGAGTTAGAAGCAAAAAACATCTTCTTTCATCCtcgtcatcatcaacaacaataacaacagcGTCTTTTTATAGGAATGTAAATGTGAGTAGCAGAGGTAAGGTGGTGATTATTCAAG ATGGAATTTGTCTGTATTGTTGGGTGTTTGTTCTGTCCTGTCTCATTTTGAAATTCAGTGGCATTATGTCTGAGAAGAGAACACTTGCGGTGAATTTATGGGATGTTCAATGA
- the LOC11427224 gene encoding uncharacterized protein isoform X2: MSASSDDEEISNRNGYERGGSDGDDEQDEEDATGKKKKHRTKFDFGKRLVLNQFSKAKNQIRRVRSKKHLLSSSSSSTTITTASFYRNVNVSSRDGICLYCWVFVLSCLILKFSGIMSEKRTLAVNLWDVQ, encoded by the exons ATGTCTGCTTCTTCTGACGATGAAGAGATCTCCAATCGAAACGGTTACGAAAGAGGAGGTAGTGACGGTGATGACGAACAAGACGAAGAAGATGCAACtggaaagaagaagaagcaccgtacaaaatttgattttggaaaACGGTTGGTACTTAATCAATTTTCAAAAGCCAAGAATCAAATTCGTAGAGTTAGAAGCAAAAAACATCTTCTTTCATCCtcgtcatcatcaacaacaataacaacagcGTCTTTTTATAGGAATGTAAATGTGAGTAGCAGAG ATGGAATTTGTCTGTATTGTTGGGTGTTTGTTCTGTCCTGTCTCATTTTGAAATTCAGTGGCATTATGTCTGAGAAGAGAACACTTGCGGTGAATTTATGGGATGTTCAATGA